In the Streptomyces sp. SJL17-4 genome, ACACGGGGCCGGCCGGCTCAGACCCGGTCGGCCGCGATCAGGACGTACTGGAAGGAGCCGTCCTTGTAGGAGTTGATGAACGCCTCCTCGATGCCGGTGACCAGGGACGACGTGGCGCGCAGCTCCCAGTAGGGCAGGGTGTCCGGCGTCAGGTCGATGACGGCCTGCGGGACGAGACGGTTGTCGGCCATCGCGCGCAGGTACTCGCGGCGGGAGTGGATGTTGCACTCGAAGTGCGCGTTGATCTGGGAGACCCACTTCGAGGGCTGGCCGTACCGCGGGTTCCAGCAGCCGGTGATGGTCACGTAGCGGCCGCCGACCTTGAGGAAGCGGGAGTGCTCGGCGAAGAGGTCGTCGAGGTCGACGTACATGCTCGACTCGTTGTTCCACGAGGCGGCGATGCTGCCCTTCTCGAACGGGGTGTCCAGCATGTTGCAGACCTGGGCATGGACGTGGTCGTCGATGCCGAGCTCCTTCGCGCGCTTGTTGCCGAAATCGGCCTGCGTGGAGGAAAGGGTGACGCCCTCGACCTTGCAGCCGAAGCGCTGGTGGGCCATGACGCTCGAACCGCCGCGGCCACAGCCGGCGTCCACGAGGGTGTCCTCCCGCCCGATGGCTCCGAGGTTGTCCAGGAGGACCTCGGCCTGCGCGGACTCCAGCCGGTGCAGTTCGGTGATCAGCTTCTTCTCGTACTCGCTGTCCTCGGTGTCCCCGAGGGCGGCGTGGTCGACGGCGCCGATGCCGTAGTGGTGGTGGTAGAGCCCGTCGACGTCGCCCAGGCGCAGGTTGACGGGCCTGGCCTCGCTGTTCCAGTAACGGGCGATGTCACCCTGGTACGGCGTCGCCGGGGACGGGACGAACGCGGAGGTGCCGTTGACGGTGGTGTACTCGGTGCTGGTCACGAATAATCCATTTCTTACCAGAAATCGGGCAGGCTGTAGCGATAGGTGTTGGTCTGGTGCCAGTAGTGGTTGCCGTCGACCCACACGGCCACGCCCCGCAGGAAGCGCTGCACGGTCGGGACGGGGCAGGCGGCGGCGAGGGCGGCGGCCTCGGCCTCGAAGTCACGCATGAGGTCGTTGTGGACCTCGACGGCCTTCAGATAGCCCTCGCGGTCGGAGACGCCTTCGCGTTCGGCGATCACCACGGGCAGGTTCAGGTGGGTGCCGGGGCTGTCGAGTTCCTTCATGTACGAGTACAGGTCGTTCACGATGGTGGTCGCGTTCCCGGCGAGCGCGAGGACGCGCTGCATGGCCGGCTGGGCGTGCAGGTCCGCCGGGAGTTCGTAGCCGCCGACGGTGTCGGTGATGGTGGGGCAGGGGCGGAAGTTGTTGAACTGCCGCATCGCCAGGTACTCCCACACCTCCGGCATGTGGCCCGTCTCGGCCCAGGCGGCCTCGGCGAGGTACCCCATGTGCAGCCGGGCCATGTCGTGCCGGAACCGGTCGGCCTGGGAGGGGGTCGACCGGTTGACGAAGTACTCCATGGCGGAGCGGTAGGCGCGCCGCGGGGCGTCCTCGTGGAGCGACTCCGCCCAGAGCGGCTGGTACTCCGTCGTCGTGTGGAGGGGGTCCAGGGCGGTGTGCGCGAGGAGGAGTCGTCCGCCGAGGCCGATGGGCGAGCCGCCGTGGTCCTCGCAGTAGCAGTCGTCGACGGCGTTCTCGGCGACCATCAGGCGCGTGGCGAGCATCAGGTGCTCGACGGTCGGGGCGTCGGGGTGGCACGCGACCATGTAGCGCCCGACGGAGAATCCGTCGAACTCGCCCTCCCAGTCCTCGGGGTAGAGCTGCACCTCGTCGAGCGCCCAGGACTTGATCCTGCGGCTGACCTCGTCCACCCGTACGGGGTCGGGTTCGGGTACGGGGTGGAAGTAGAGGCCCGGGATCGGCCGGCCCTCCACCGGTGCCGCGGGCACCGGGGGCGCGGGCGGCTCGGGCGCCGCCTCGCGCCGGGCCAGGGACAGTCCCGCCGTGCCGAGCCCGGTGGGCCCGGGCAGGACGAATCCCGGCTCGGGGACCGGCGGCGCGGTCACGGCGGTGCCGGCCGACGGCGTGGTGCCGGCCGACGGCGCGGTCACGGCGGTTCCGTTCGGCGGCGCGGGAGCGGCCACGACGGCGGGGGCGACCACGGACGCGGTGGCGGCCACGGGCACGGGAGCGCCCCCTGGCGCGGTGGCGACAGCGGTCGCGGCAGCGGCAACGGCCGTGAGAGCGGCCGCCCCGGCCGTGTCGGTCGGATCTGCCGCCCGTCCGAGGACATGGATCCCGAAGTGGGCGGCGGCGGTGGGCAGGCTCGACTGCAGAGGGGAAGGCCCGGGTTCGGGCATCCGTGGCTCCTTGGTGAGGGTGGTGGGCTGTCCGGGGTCCCGGGCACGGTCGGCCGGCCCGGGACGCTCCGGACCGTCGCGGCCGTCGTGGCGGCCGCGGGACAGCTCCTCCAGGGCCTGTCTGACAATTAGCGTCGGATCAGGCCGGGTCGTTCGGTGCGTGCGATCGGCGTGCGGCCGGCCGGGACGCCCTCGTAGCGGAGCTACGTGGGTGTTTCGGCCGTGCGGCGAGCGTGCGTGCCGGGCGGGCCGGACCCGGCGGGAATCGTCAGACAGGCCCTAGTGCCTGCGGGCGATCTCCACGTTCTCCAGCACGCCCAGCGCGTTCGGCACGAGGATGGCGGCGGAGTAGTACGTGGTGACGAGGTACGACATGATCGCCTGCTCGCTGATGCCCATGAAGCGCACGGAGAGGCCGGGCTCGTACTCCTCCGGAAGACCGGTCTGGCGGAGGCCGATCACGCCCTGGTTGTCCTCGCCGAGGCGCATGGCGAGGATCGAGCTGGTGTTCTCCTTGGTGATCGGGATCTTGTTGCAGGGCAGCAGCGGGACTCCCCGCCAGCTCAGGACCTGCTGGCCGTCGAGGTCGACGGTGCCCGGGTTGAGGCCGCGGGCGTTCCACTCGCGGCCGATCGCGGCGATCGTCCGGGGGTGGGCGAGGAAGAGCTTGGTGCCGCGGCGGCGGCAGAGGAGCTCGTCGAGGTCGTCCGGGGTGGGCGGGCCGGAGTGGGTCTGGATCCGCTGCTTGAAGTCGGCGTTGTGGAGCAGACCGAACTCCCGGTTGTTGATCA is a window encoding:
- a CDS encoding geranyl diphosphate 2-C-methyltransferase codes for the protein MTSTEYTTVNGTSAFVPSPATPYQGDIARYWNSEARPVNLRLGDVDGLYHHHYGIGAVDHAALGDTEDSEYEKKLITELHRLESAQAEVLLDNLGAIGREDTLVDAGCGRGGSSVMAHQRFGCKVEGVTLSSTQADFGNKRAKELGIDDHVHAQVCNMLDTPFEKGSIAASWNNESSMYVDLDDLFAEHSRFLKVGGRYVTITGCWNPRYGQPSKWVSQINAHFECNIHSRREYLRAMADNRLVPQAVIDLTPDTLPYWELRATSSLVTGIEEAFINSYKDGSFQYVLIAADRV
- a CDS encoding family 2 encapsulin nanocompartment cargo protein terpene cyclase encodes the protein MPEPGPSPLQSSLPTAAAHFGIHVLGRAADPTDTAGAAALTAVAAAATAVATAPGGAPVPVAATASVVAPAVVAAPAPPNGTAVTAPSAGTTPSAGTAVTAPPVPEPGFVLPGPTGLGTAGLSLARREAAPEPPAPPVPAAPVEGRPIPGLYFHPVPEPDPVRVDEVSRRIKSWALDEVQLYPEDWEGEFDGFSVGRYMVACHPDAPTVEHLMLATRLMVAENAVDDCYCEDHGGSPIGLGGRLLLAHTALDPLHTTTEYQPLWAESLHEDAPRRAYRSAMEYFVNRSTPSQADRFRHDMARLHMGYLAEAAWAETGHMPEVWEYLAMRQFNNFRPCPTITDTVGGYELPADLHAQPAMQRVLALAGNATTIVNDLYSYMKELDSPGTHLNLPVVIAEREGVSDREGYLKAVEVHNDLMRDFEAEAAALAAACPVPTVQRFLRGVAVWVDGNHYWHQTNTYRYSLPDFW